AGAGACATTTCCAGGGGGGATTGGGACTTGGCTGGGAGACTCAGCCAGGGCGACCTGGGATCTCTAGATTGGATGAGTGAGATTATGGGACTGAGTGATCATTTCATTTAGGGATCAACATGTGGATTGTTAAGCGGCCCATCTGGTGGTCCTGGTCAATGTGTgactaaaccacacacacacacacacagagggagtgtgttagtgtgtgtgtgcgtatgcgctTGCGTgcatatgtgcatgtgtgtatggagAGATCAGACAGTCTGATGTAGGCACCAGGCACTCTAGAGTTGTATTGTAAACAAACGCAACACTGAGACAATGAACCCACACCACCATGCTACTGACTAGGATTGGGGAAAGCATGTGAACAACCCCAGGTTTCTCTTTCctttcgctctctccccctcactctgtctccacctttctctccctctctttcccctatttctctctccctctccccctttctctcagtTCTGTCGTAGCCTCTCAGTTCTAGGCTCAAAGGGTCGGGACAGTTTAATAATACTCTACAATGCCTGGAATGTCAGCCTAATGCCTGCTCAAAGACAGAGCCTGTAAAGTCAATCAAAAAGAATGGTCGACCACTACCCCAGTGAAACACActgcaccagtgtgtgtgtgtgtgtgtgtgtgtgtgtgtgtgtgtgtgtgtgtgtgtgtgtgtgtgtgtgtgtgtgtgtgtgtgtgtgtgtgtgtgtgtgtgtgtgtgttagagtgagtGGAGTGggggtctcacacacacagagccccgTACAGGGGGACAACAATGGTCCCAGTGAGAGCGAGGCAGAAGGGAGCGGGTGGCTTATCGCTGTGGGGACAAGGCCAGGGGCTGTGTTGTTCGTAACAACACGGCATGGAGGAGCTCAGAGCACTATGTTGTATTTTATAAACTAAATCTATTTGAATGTAGTTAGTGTATTACCAATGTGCTATGGTTCTTTGAACAACCTGAAAATCTGCAGTTATGTCTGCTCTGGACTGAAAGGTTAAAAAGTAATACGTGGTGAATAACCATGATCTCTCttggtcctctctctgtgtctgtaggtCTGTTGAAAATGCATTGGTCTCCGGAGCACGTGGCCCCCCTGTCCCAGTGGCCTGAGCAGCACCTAGATGtgtcctccaccacctcccctccctccgtccacaaaCACGATCCCTACGCCACCACAGGTCGCTGCGGTTACACCCCTGCAGCCGGCTACCCCTGGGCCAGTGATGACATCTCGGCCCTCACTGCCTCCTCCTTGTTAAAACACTATGCCGAGAAGTACTCAGGTCTGGAGTTGCCCTATGAGAGATCTGCCCCAGGGGCATATTCAGAGCCTGGGTCTTTCCTGAAGAGTGAGGCTGAGCCGTGGTCCCTGGGGCAGGGAATGGAGTGTTACTCTGGGCTGGAGGCCCTGGCTGCAGGGGCCAAAGTGGGCTCAGTGTCAGTGGGCCTCACTGGCACGGGCAGTGTGACGGTAGTGAGCAGTAACTTGACCTCTGATCCCGGATATAGCAGCAGTGGCTCCTGTAATGGGCCTCCCTCTCAGGACTACCCACCCTCCTACAACAGCAGCTACCTCTCCTCTGGATACTACCCACAGACTGGCTCAGCACTTCCCCCAGCCTCTCTACACTCTCTGCATACCACCCCCACCTTGGTGCCCAGCTACAACCTTAACAATCCAGTCTACAACTACCTGCCAGGCTGCTACCCCCACCCCCAGACCAGCCTGGCATCTGGCTACAGCCACCCCAGTGCCTCCTACCTCCCCTCAGGGCTGAGCACCTCTACCTCCCTGACCCCCCGGCCCACCGTGGTGGGGAGCAGCTATGGATACCCCAGCCACAGCCTAGGGGCCAGCTCTGAAACAGGAGGGCCACTGAAACGCAAGGCCGTTGAGATggtggaagagggggaggagggaggaggagagggggaggtctCCCAGTACAGGAAGTATGGCAATGTCCATGGAAATGGCCACAGCAAGAGCCACTGCAACAGCTACGCCATGGCGGGCTCAGAAGGCCAGGCTTACAAGCCTGGCAAGCCATTGGTGTTGCCTCCTTATGGTGGGCAGAGGGAGTACAGCCCCTCCTCAGGCCTAGgtggggagagcaggggaggaagGGAACACGGCTTCCCCCATCAGAGGCTGGCCATGAAGATGCCTGCGTCACGTGCGCGATCTGATGACCCCACTGGAGGACACTAGGTCAGGCACTTGAGAAGACAGCTTTCTGGGGGTCCCTCCTTTGTATTGGCATTTGAAAACCAAGTAGAGTACTTACTCAGCCAATAACTGGGGGGAAACAATCGTTGGATTTTGCAAAGAAAGGTCATGTGATCTAACCAGTCAGGAGAGAAAATGGCAAATGACTTGTATCCTCCTCTTACATCTTTATCATTTTA
This is a stretch of genomic DNA from Oncorhynchus clarkii lewisi isolate Uvic-CL-2024 chromosome 17, UVic_Ocla_1.0, whole genome shotgun sequence. It encodes these proteins:
- the LOC139369799 gene encoding fidgetin-like protein 2, translated to MPSPVTLHSLLKMHWSPEHVAPLSQWPEQHLDVSSTTSPPSVHKHDPYATTGRCGYTPAAGYPWASDDISALTASSLLKHYAEKYSGLELPYERSAPGAYSEPGSFLKSEAEPWSLGQGMECYSGLEALAAGAKVGSVSVGLTGTGSVTVVSSNLTSDPGYSSSGSCNGPPSQDYPPSYNSSYLSSGYYPQTGSALPPASLHSLHTTPTLVPSYNLNNPVYNYLPGCYPHPQTSLASGYSHPSASYLPSGLSTSTSLTPRPTVVGSSYGYPSHSLGASSETGGPLKRKAVEMVEEGEEGGGEGEVSQYRKYGNVHGNGHSKSHCNSYAMAGSEGQAYKPGKPLVLPPYGGQREYSPSSGLGGESRGGREHGFPHQRLAMKMPASRARSDDPTGGH